The window GCGGCCGTTCAAACGAGTTTCAATTAGCGAAGAAAGACACCTTATAAATGTGATACGCTATATTCATTTTAACCCCGTAGAAGCAGGATTGTGTATTCAACCTGAGAAATGGGAGAATTCATCTTACCATTTGATTATTTCAGGAAAAGAGAATTCATTTATAAATCGTTCTGCGGTTATTGAATACTTCGAGGATTTGGAAAATTTTGTCTATTGTCATAATAATTCGGAATTAGTGTAATTTCCGCACACACCATACACCCTACCCCTGTCAGGGCTTAAAACCCTGACAGGGGTAGGATTGAAAAAAACGCACACTTGCCTACAAGTATCGACATCGAACAATTTCTTATCCTATCCCGGGAATATCCAATACTGGATGTTCGCACGCCTGCTGAATTTGAAAAAGGCAATATCCCGGGAGCGCACAACCTGCCATTATTTACAAATGAAGAACGGGCTATTGTCGGAACTATTTACAAACAACAGGGCCGCCAACCTGCCCTCTTAAAGGGACTCGAACTTGTCGGCCCTAAAATGAAAGAACTTGTTTTAAAAGTTGAAACCATTATTAATCAGGACACTACATCCATTGCCTCCTCTATGGAGTTTGTCCCGACAATGGAGGGAGAGAGGGCCGGGGTGAGATCTATTTTAATGCACTGCTGGCGTGGAGGGATGCGCAGCAGCAGTGTTGCCTGGCTGCTGGAATTATACGGGTACAAAGTTTATACGCTTAAAGGTGGGTATAAATTTTTCAGGCGATATGTTTTAGCAACTCTTGATGGTAACCGTAAGTACATTATACTGGGAGGACGAACAGGTTCGGGAAAAACTTTGGTTTTAAAAAAGCTGGCAGAACAATCGGAGCAGGTTGTAGATCTTGAAAAATTAGCACATCATAAAGGTTCCTCATTTGGTTCGATCGGAGAGGAAAAACAGCCAACACAGGAACAGTTTGAAAATTGCCTGGCAATTGAACTTAAAAGGTTTGATCCGTTAAAACACATCTGGCTTGAAGATGAGAGCAGGCTGATCGGGAAAAAAGTAATACCGGCGGGCATGTGGGAACAGATGCGTGCAGCAAAAGTAGCTTACATCGATATCCCATTCAATATACGTGCTGAGTATTTAACAAAAGAATACGGGCAGTTCACCAAAAAAGAGTTAGCAGAAGCTATAACACGCATTACCAAGCGGCTTGGGGGGCTTCAGGCAAAACAAGCTTTGGAGGCACTTGAAGCCAATGATCTTAAAACCACCTGCGAAATATGCCTGGCCTATTACGACAAAACCTATGATCATGGGTTACAACAGCGTGAAACGGCAACCGTAAAAAAATACATATTTGAAAAAATAGATGCAGATTTTATCGCGTCTGAAATAAAACAAGTAAAATGATCATTCGATG of the Bacteroidota bacterium genome contains:
- the mnmH gene encoding tRNA 2-selenouridine(34) synthase MnmH, which encodes MPTSIDIEQFLILSREYPILDVRTPAEFEKGNIPGAHNLPLFTNEERAIVGTIYKQQGRQPALLKGLELVGPKMKELVLKVETIINQDTTSIASSMEFVPTMEGERAGVRSILMHCWRGGMRSSSVAWLLELYGYKVYTLKGGYKFFRRYVLATLDGNRKYIILGGRTGSGKTLVLKKLAEQSEQVVDLEKLAHHKGSSFGSIGEEKQPTQEQFENCLAIELKRFDPLKHIWLEDESRLIGKKVIPAGMWEQMRAAKVAYIDIPFNIRAEYLTKEYGQFTKKELAEAITRITKRLGGLQAKQALEALEANDLKTTCEICLAYYDKTYDHGLQQRETATVKKYIFEKIDADFIASEIKQVK